GGGCGAGGAACAGGTCGGCGAGCAGGGGGATGTCCTCGCGGCGCTCGCGCAGCGGCGGCATGCGGATCGGGACGACGTGGAGCCGGTAGTAGAGGTCTTCCCGGAAGCGCCCTTCCGTCACCTCGGCCTCCAGGTCGCGGTTCGTGGCCGCGATGATCCGCACGTCGCAGGAGCGCTCCGTGACGGCGCCCAAGGGCATGAAGCGCCTCTCCTGCAGGACCCGAAGGAGCTTCGCCTGCACGCTCGGCGGCGCGTCGCCGACCTCGTCGAGGAACAGGGTGCCTCCCTCGGCGACCTCGAGCAGGCCTGGCTTGTCGCGGTGCGCGCTCGTGAACGCGCCCCGCACGTGGCCGAAGAGCTCGCTCTCGAGCAGCTCCGGGGGGAGCGCCGCGCAGTTCAACGCGACGAAGGCGCCGTCCCTGCGCGAGCTGGCCGAGTGAATGCTCCGCGCGGCCAGCTCCTTGCCCGTCCCCGACTCACCGGTGATCAGCACCGAGACGTCCGAGGGCGCGATGCGCGCGATGAGCGCCCGGACGTGGTGGATGGCGTCGCTCGAGCCGGTCAGCCCCCGGTCCTCGGAGTCGTCGCCCACCATGCGTCGGAAGGTCGCGAGCTCGCGCCGCATGTGGAGGCCGTCGAGCGCGTGCTCGAGGGTCTGGAGCAGGTCGTGATCGTGGAAAGGCTTCGTCAAGAATCCGTACGCACCACGCTGCATCGCCTCGACCGCGGTCTCGATGCTGCCGTGGGCGGTCAGCATGATCACGGGGAGATCCGGGTCGCGCTCCCGGATGCGATCGAGCAGCTGCATGCCGTCCCCGTCGTCCAGCCGCAGGTCGAGGATGACCAGATCGAAGACCTCTCGTGAGAGCAGCTCCAGGGCGCCGCGCATCGTCCCCTCGGTGCTCACGGCGTAGCCGTGGTGCTCGAGCCGCATGGCGATGAGCACGCAGAGGTCGTCTTCGTCGTCCACCACGAGGACGTGCGCTTGGGGTTCGTCGGAGTTCATCGGTCGGGTGCCCAGGGGATGGAGATGGAGAAGGTGCTCCCGCTCGAGGTGGAGCGGAGCGAGAGGGCGCCGCCGTGCGCCTCCGCGACCTCGCGCGCGAGCGAGAGGCCGAGGCCGACGCCGACGCGCTTCGGAGATCGGGGGACGGCGCGGGTCACGAACGGCTCGAAGATCACCTCGCGCAGCTCGTCCGGCACCCCGGGGCCGGCGTCGCGCACGTCCACGCGGACGGCGGGGCGCTCGCCCTCCTCGACGGTCCGGACCACGCGCACCTCGCCGCCGGGAGGGGAGACCGAGACCGCGTTCCTGACGAGGTTCGCGAGCGCGTGCTCGAGCAGCGCGTCGTCGAGCTCCGCGCGCACGCCGGGGCCGACCCACTCGGTGGAGATCGTCACTCCCGCGGCGACGGCGTCCGGTCGCTCCTGCTCGATCGCGGCGTTCACCACGGCGTCGACGCTCGAGCCGCTCCGAAGACGCAGGGGGGCGCCGGCGCGGAGGCGAGAGAGGTCGAGGATCGACGTGACGGTTCGGATCTGCCGCTCGCAGGCCGTCCTGGCGATGGCCACGATCCGGGCCTGCCGCGTCGTGAGCTCACCCGCCGCGCCGTCGGCGAGCAGCGCGAGCCCCTCCCGTAGCTTCGACAGGGGCGTCCGCAGCTCGTGAGAGCACGAGGCGATGAACCCCTGCTTGAGCGCGTCCAGCTCCGCCAGTCGCCGCCGCATGCTCTCGAGCTCCCGGGCGAAGTCGATGAGCTCGGCCGGCCCGCCGACCTCGCGCACGGGGACCTCCAGCTCTCCCGCGCCCACGCGTCGGGCGGTGCGCGAGAGCGACGCGAGCGGGACCGTCACGCTCCGGGCGAGCGCGAACGAGACCGCGGTGGCGATCACGATGGCGATCAGGAAGAGCACCAGACCGCCGAAGACCGTGGTGTCTCCCAGGCGCCGCGTCTCCTCCTCCCGCAGGATCACGGCGTCGTGGAGCCCACCCATCCGCTCGACCCAGATGTTGGTGAAGCGCTCGT
This Sandaracinaceae bacterium DNA region includes the following protein-coding sequences:
- a CDS encoding ATP-binding protein codes for the protein MRLLPRLLLSVSIPLAIVMVAVGLMLASVHRVTHALEQLRVRELSSLQSEASLHRAGWGLDVALRHANERCRRDSSVAPRVRRDVRASVTELRQRLDRSAGAHPTLLELSRAYLALGVEVDAAREPCARVTSAAFQRRRAVLDERFTNIWVERMGGLHDAVILREEETRRLGDTTVFGGLVLFLIAIVIATAVSFALARSVTVPLASLSRTARRVGAGELEVPVREVGGPAELIDFARELESMRRRLAELDALKQGFIASCSHELRTPLSKLREGLALLADGAAGELTTRQARIVAIARTACERQIRTVTSILDLSRLRAGAPLRLRSGSSVDAVVNAAIEQERPDAVAAGVTISTEWVGPGVRAELDDALLEHALANLVRNAVSVSPPGGEVRVVRTVEEGERPAVRVDVRDAGPGVPDELREVIFEPFVTRAVPRSPKRVGVGLGLSLAREVAEAHGGALSLRSTSSGSTFSISIPWAPDR
- a CDS encoding sigma-54 dependent transcriptional regulator, with translation MDDEDDLCVLIAMRLEHHGYAVSTEGTMRGALELLSREVFDLVILDLRLDDGDGMQLLDRIRERDPDLPVIMLTAHGSIETAVEAMQRGAYGFLTKPFHDHDLLQTLEHALDGLHMRRELATFRRMVGDDSEDRGLTGSSDAIHHVRALIARIAPSDVSVLITGESGTGKELAARSIHSASSRRDGAFVALNCAALPPELLESELFGHVRGAFTSAHRDKPGLLEVAEGGTLFLDEVGDAPPSVQAKLLRVLQERRFMPLGAVTERSCDVRIIAATNRDLEAEVTEGRFREDLYYRLHVVPIRMPPLRERREDIPLLADLFLARAARQRGSAHPRILPDAMRLLSRHPWPGNVRELANVMTGAALLAQGGRVGERDVSAVLPELSLVPATPAAASRVATLATGVLADEGALPCMRDARELFDRAYLEEALRRSRGNVTSAAKLAERNRTDFHDLLRRHGIDANEFRE